One region of Neisseria mucosa genomic DNA includes:
- a CDS encoding nucleotidyltransferase family protein, whose protein sequence is MKAMILAAGRGERMRPLTDHTPKPLLQVGSEPLIGWHLRRLKTAGFTEIVINHAWLGEQIETTLGDGSQYGVRIAYSPEKAGGLETAGGIATALPLLGDAPFLVVNGDVLTDIDFSKARQAAEALPHSDKLACLWLVDNPPHNPNGDFALLANGLASSDKSAGEALTFSGVGVYRPELFRDTPPHHPAKLAPLLRQAMNEGKVDAQKHNGLWLDVGTVERLNEATQIVQNW, encoded by the coding sequence ATGAAAGCAATGATACTTGCCGCGGGACGCGGCGAACGGATGCGCCCGCTGACCGACCATACCCCCAAACCCCTGCTTCAAGTCGGCAGCGAACCCTTAATCGGCTGGCACTTACGTCGTCTGAAAACCGCAGGCTTCACCGAAATCGTCATCAATCATGCCTGGCTCGGCGAACAAATCGAAACCACGCTCGGCGACGGCTCGCAATACGGCGTACGCATCGCCTATTCCCCTGAAAAAGCAGGCGGCTTGGAAACCGCAGGCGGCATTGCCACTGCCCTACCCCTGCTTGGCGACGCACCATTCCTCGTTGTCAATGGCGACGTACTGACCGACATCGACTTTTCCAAAGCCCGACAGGCCGCCGAAGCATTGCCCCATTCAGACAAACTCGCCTGCCTATGGCTGGTTGACAACCCGCCGCACAATCCCAACGGAGACTTCGCCCTGCTTGCCAACGGCTTAGCCTCTTCAGACAAATCAGCAGGCGAAGCCTTGACTTTCAGCGGCGTAGGTGTTTACCGTCCCGAACTCTTCCGCGATACACCGCCGCACCATCCGGCCAAACTCGCCCCCCTCCTGCGCCAAGCAATGAACGAAGGAAAGGTTGACGCGCAAAAACACAACGGTCTTTGGTTGGATGTCGGAACGGTAGAGCGGCTGAACGAAGCAACCCAAATCGTACAAAACTGGTAA
- the rarD gene encoding EamA family transporter RarD → MTDLSKGLIAAALSNILFVVLFLYGIWMKPMTGTEVFAWRMVAMLAALFGLMGMVGGWQAADRFIRGVGRDWKRWLLIFLPTPVFASQLWLFVWSPVNGEGVNVAMGYFLFPLAMMLCGRIWFKERLNRLQTAAVMLACAGVAWEWLRMGAFSWATVWVFGTYPVYYLLRRRLGVPPLVGLTLDLMLIAPCALVYIVFFTDTLGLIADMPVLAGLVVLLGINSAVAMHLNLKANQLLPVAVFGMMSYLEPVLLFAVSVTFLGEPLQPGALISYGLIWSGLCLMMANGWMKARQKAVDER, encoded by the coding sequence ATGACGGATTTGTCGAAAGGTCTGATTGCGGCGGCGTTGTCCAATATTTTGTTTGTTGTGTTGTTTTTATACGGAATTTGGATGAAGCCGATGACGGGGACGGAAGTCTTCGCTTGGCGGATGGTGGCGATGCTGGCGGCTTTGTTTGGCCTGATGGGGATGGTGGGCGGCTGGCAGGCGGCAGACAGATTTATACGCGGCGTCGGCCGGGATTGGAAACGCTGGCTGTTGATTTTCCTGCCCACCCCTGTTTTTGCGAGCCAGTTGTGGCTGTTTGTCTGGTCGCCCGTCAACGGGGAGGGCGTGAATGTGGCGATGGGCTATTTTCTGTTTCCGCTGGCTATGATGTTGTGCGGGCGGATTTGGTTTAAAGAACGCCTCAACCGCCTGCAAACGGCGGCTGTCATGCTGGCGTGCGCCGGCGTGGCGTGGGAATGGCTGCGGATGGGTGCGTTTTCGTGGGCGACGGTGTGGGTGTTCGGCACTTATCCTGTGTATTACCTGCTGCGGCGAAGGTTGGGCGTGCCGCCTTTGGTCGGATTGACGTTGGATTTGATGTTGATTGCGCCGTGCGCGCTGGTGTATATCGTATTTTTTACGGATACGTTAGGTTTGATTGCCGATATGCCCGTATTGGCGGGGTTGGTGGTATTGCTGGGGATAAACAGCGCGGTAGCCATGCATTTGAACCTGAAGGCAAATCAATTATTGCCGGTCGCTGTCTTCGGCATGATGAGTTATTTGGAGCCTGTTTTGCTGTTTGCCGTATCGGTAACGTTTTTGGGCGAACCTTTGCAGCCCGGGGCTTTAATCAGCTATGGTTTGATTTGGTCGGGGTTATGCCTGATGATGGCAAACGGGTGGATGAAGGCAAGACAGAAAGCGGTTGATGAAAGATAA